One Poseidonibacter antarcticus genomic window carries:
- a CDS encoding inorganic phosphate transporter translates to MDIKTFDTLDKATEKSVSSFAKLSLALLFIVVVFLWSYTSYGDLPNNTFLVIGAVFGAYMAMNIGANDVANNVGPAVGSKAMTLMWAIVIAATFEALGAFVAGGDVVKTIKKGIIDPALISDPQIFIWAMTAALLSAALWLNFATSIGAPVSTTHSIVGGVMGAGIAAAGFSIVSWGTIAKIAASWIISPILGGIVAAIFLYVIKTKIVYKKDMIASAQRVVPYLIAIMTWAFSTYLILKGLKKIIKLEFISALGIGLLIAIVAYLLVKPLILKVSNKLENTRVSVNTLFTIPLIFAAALLSFAHGANDVANAIGPLAAINDAVMSSEISSKVDIPFWVMAVGAVGIAVGLALYGPKLIKTVGSEITELDQMRAYSIAMAASITVIIASQLGLPVSSTHIAVGGVFGVGFLREYLDSNEARFLQQIRKKFKKHKKELDSMTTELNELEKIESKSKTNYIRIVELYKGIDEKQEIVKQEKRDVKDAKSVKYVKRDAVKKIIAAWVITVPAAAIISAAVFFMIKGIMA, encoded by the coding sequence TTGGATATTAAAACTTTCGATACTTTGGATAAGGCAACAGAAAAATCAGTTTCTAGCTTTGCAAAACTTTCTCTAGCACTACTTTTTATAGTGGTGGTATTTTTATGGTCATATACCTCATATGGAGATCTTCCAAATAACACATTTTTAGTTATTGGAGCTGTATTTGGTGCATATATGGCTATGAATATTGGAGCAAATGATGTTGCAAATAATGTAGGACCTGCTGTTGGTTCAAAGGCGATGACTTTAATGTGGGCAATTGTAATTGCTGCAACTTTTGAAGCCTTAGGTGCTTTTGTTGCTGGTGGTGATGTTGTTAAAACAATTAAAAAAGGTATTATCGATCCAGCTTTAATTTCTGATCCTCAGATATTTATTTGGGCTATGACAGCTGCTTTATTATCAGCTGCTTTATGGCTTAACTTTGCAACTTCAATAGGTGCTCCTGTTTCTACTACACACTCTATTGTAGGTGGAGTTATGGGTGCTGGAATTGCTGCTGCTGGCTTTTCAATTGTTTCATGGGGAACTATTGCTAAAATTGCTGCTTCATGGATTATTTCTCCTATTTTAGGAGGTATTGTTGCTGCTATTTTTTTATATGTTATTAAAACCAAGATTGTTTATAAAAAAGATATGATAGCTTCTGCTCAAAGAGTTGTTCCATATTTAATAGCTATAATGACTTGGGCATTCTCAACTTACCTTATTTTAAAAGGTTTAAAAAAAATCATTAAATTAGAATTTATAAGTGCATTAGGTATTGGATTACTTATTGCAATAGTTGCTTATCTTTTAGTTAAACCTTTAATTTTAAAAGTTTCTAATAAATTAGAAAATACAAGAGTGAGTGTTAATACACTATTTACAATCCCATTAATTTTCGCAGCTGCACTTTTAAGTTTTGCACATGGTGCAAATGATGTTGCAAATGCAATTGGACCATTAGCTGCAATTAATGATGCGGTTATGAGTTCTGAAATCTCAAGTAAAGTTGATATTCCTTTTTGGGTTATGGCTGTTGGAGCAGTTGGTATTGCTGTTGGACTTGCATTATATGGACCAAAACTTATTAAAACAGTTGGGTCTGAAATTACTGAACTTGATCAAATGAGAGCATATTCTATTGCAATGGCTGCTTCAATTACTGTTATTATTGCATCACAATTGGGTCTTCCTGTTTCTTCAACACATATTGCAGTTGGTGGAGTTTTTGGTGTTGGATTTTTAAGAGAATATTTAGATTCAAATGAAGCAAGATTCTTACAACAAATACGAAAAAAGTTTAAAAAACATAAAAAAGAATTAGATTCGATGACTACTGAACTTAATGAATTAGAAAAAATTGAATCAAAATCAAAAACAAATTATATAAGAATTGTTGAACTTTATAAAGGTATTGATGAAAAACAAGAAATTGTTAAACAAGAAAAAAGAGATGTCAAAGATGCCAAAAGTGTTAAATATGTAAAAAGAGATGCTGTTAAAAAAATTATTGCAGCATGGGTTATTACAGTACCAGCTGCTGCAATTATATCTGCGGCAGTATTTTTTATGATTAAAGGTATTATGGCTTAA
- a CDS encoding DEAD/DEAH box helicase, producing the protein MTFKDFNFKEQLQNAIDHAGFKEPSPIQSEAIPIVLEGKDMVGQAHTGTGKTAAFGLPIINMMEGQKGVEAVVIVPTRELAMQVSDELFRFGKNLNLNTATVYGGQSYSIQLRNIDRASIIVATPGRFLDLLRSGKINIKPSFVVLDEADEMLDMGFLDDIKEVFTFLPKERQTLLFSATMPQAIKNLAKTILKEPEFVTLTKKDVTNSKITQTYYVVDERERDDALIRLYDFKAPTKSIIFCRTKKEVDRLSTFLVSQGYMAKGLHGDMEQRQREEAIRAFKTSKLEILIATDVAARGLDVNDVSHVFNYHLPFDSESYVHRIGRTGRAGKLGVAVSIVTPHEFRMLQKIEKNIGTKLEGKIIPNIDSVKVKKTADLKGKITGQEIKDYALELVEDLKSEFDIDTIAAKLASMLASSTYVKGNDRIGKSESDILRLIENAPRGDDRGGRGRGGYRGGNRGGRSGGRDNRSGGRPSGDRNRSGRSDNRSGGRPSGDRERSGRSDNRSGGDRNRRRD; encoded by the coding sequence ATGACTTTTAAAGATTTCAATTTCAAAGAACAGTTACAAAACGCAATCGACCATGCAGGATTCAAAGAACCAAGCCCTATTCAATCAGAAGCAATTCCTATTGTTTTAGAAGGTAAAGATATGGTTGGACAAGCTCACACAGGTACAGGTAAAACAGCAGCATTCGGACTTCCAATTATTAATATGATGGAAGGACAAAAAGGTGTTGAAGCTGTAGTTATCGTTCCAACAAGAGAACTTGCAATGCAAGTATCAGATGAATTATTTAGATTCGGGAAAAACTTAAACTTAAATACAGCAACTGTATATGGTGGTCAGTCTTATTCTATTCAATTAAGAAATATAGACAGAGCATCAATTATTGTTGCAACTCCAGGAAGATTTTTAGATTTATTAAGAAGTGGAAAAATTAATATTAAACCTTCTTTTGTAGTTTTAGATGAAGCAGATGAAATGCTTGATATGGGATTCTTAGATGATATTAAAGAAGTATTTACTTTCTTACCAAAAGAAAGACAAACTTTATTATTCTCTGCAACTATGCCACAAGCTATTAAAAATCTTGCAAAAACAATTTTAAAAGAACCAGAATTTGTTACATTAACTAAAAAAGATGTTACTAACTCAAAAATCACACAAACATATTATGTTGTTGATGAAAGAGAAAGAGATGATGCTTTAATTAGATTATACGATTTCAAAGCTCCTACAAAATCAATTATCTTTTGTCGCACAAAAAAAGAAGTTGATAGATTATCAACTTTCTTAGTATCTCAAGGATATATGGCAAAAGGTCTTCATGGTGATATGGAGCAAAGACAAAGAGAAGAAGCTATTAGAGCTTTTAAAACATCTAAATTAGAAATTCTTATTGCAACTGATGTTGCTGCTCGTGGACTTGATGTAAATGATGTTTCACATGTATTTAACTATCATTTACCATTTGATTCTGAGTCTTATGTACATAGAATTGGTAGAACTGGACGTGCAGGAAAACTTGGTGTTGCAGTTTCAATTGTAACTCCACATGAATTTAGAATGCTTCAAAAAATTGAAAAAAATATTGGAACAAAACTTGAAGGTAAGATTATTCCAAATATTGATTCAGTTAAAGTGAAAAAAACAGCTGATTTAAAAGGTAAGATTACTGGACAAGAAATCAAAGATTATGCTTTAGAGCTTGTTGAAGATTTAAAATCTGAATTTGATATTGATACTATTGCTGCTAAATTAGCATCAATGCTTGCATCATCTACTTATGTAAAAGGTAATGATAGAATTGGTAAATCAGAAAGTGATATACTAAGATTAATTGAAAATGCACCAAGAGGTGATGACAGAGGTGGTCGAGGTCGAGGTGGATACCGTGGTGGAAACCGAGGCGGAAGATCAGGTGGTCGAGATAATCGTTCTGGTGGAAGACCAAGTGGTGATAGAAATAGAAGTGGAAGATCTGATAATCGTTCTGGTGGAAGACCAAGTGGCGATAGAGAAAGAAGCGGAAGATCAGATAATCGTTCTGGTGGTGATAGAAATAGAAGAAGAGATTAG
- a CDS encoding acetyl-CoA carboxylase biotin carboxylase subunit → MAEIKKILIANRGEIVQRAIRTIREMGKKSVAVYSVGDKNASYLKHADEAVCIGGVKSADSYLNIPALITAAEMTGCDAIFPGYGFLSENQDFVEICRLHDIKFIGPSNDVMEKMADKSKAKEEMVRAGVPVVPGSTGAVHTVEEGRVIAAEIGYPIMAKASAGGGGRGMRLINDESDFDQLFMAASSEALAAFGDGTMYLERFINNPRHIEVQVLGDSHGNAIHIGERDCSLQRRHQKVIEESPAILLSDETRAHLHDVAVKATKYLKYEGAGTFEFLADDKQNIYFMEMNTRLQVEHPVSEMVSGLDIVEWMIKVAEGEELPAQEKIKFSGHAIEVRITAEDPNSFLPSPGEVTQWMVPGGRNVRVDSHLYAGYIVPPYYDSMVGKLIVWGRNRNKAINIMKRALNEFEVEGIRTTIPFHKKMMENEDFISNNYDTKYLENYKSLDDI, encoded by the coding sequence ATGGCAGAAATTAAAAAAATATTAATTGCTAATAGAGGTGAAATAGTTCAAAGAGCTATTCGAACTATTAGAGAAATGGGTAAGAAATCAGTTGCTGTTTATAGTGTTGGTGATAAAAATGCATCATATTTAAAACATGCTGATGAAGCAGTATGTATTGGTGGTGTTAAATCTGCTGATTCATATTTAAATATCCCTGCACTTATTACTGCTGCTGAAATGACTGGATGTGATGCAATTTTTCCAGGTTATGGTTTCCTTTCTGAAAATCAAGACTTTGTAGAGATTTGTAGATTACATGATATTAAATTTATTGGTCCTTCTAATGACGTAATGGAAAAAATGGCTGATAAATCTAAAGCAAAAGAAGAGATGGTAAGAGCAGGTGTTCCTGTTGTACCAGGATCAACTGGTGCTGTACATACTGTTGAAGAAGGTAGAGTTATTGCTGCAGAAATTGGTTATCCAATTATGGCAAAAGCATCTGCTGGTGGTGGTGGAAGAGGAATGAGACTTATTAATGATGAATCTGATTTTGATCAATTATTCATGGCTGCATCTTCAGAAGCATTGGCTGCATTTGGTGATGGTACTATGTACTTAGAAAGATTTATTAATAATCCAAGACATATTGAAGTTCAAGTTCTTGGTGATTCTCATGGTAATGCTATTCATATTGGTGAGAGAGATTGTTCGTTACAAAGAAGACATCAGAAAGTTATTGAGGAATCACCTGCAATTTTATTAAGTGATGAAACAAGAGCTCATTTACATGATGTTGCAGTTAAAGCTACTAAATATTTAAAATATGAAGGTGCAGGAACTTTTGAATTCTTAGCAGATGATAAACAAAATATTTACTTTATGGAAATGAATACAAGACTTCAGGTTGAACATCCAGTTTCTGAAATGGTTTCAGGGCTTGATATTGTTGAATGGATGATTAAAGTTGCAGAAGGTGAAGAATTACCAGCTCAAGAAAAAATTAAATTTAGTGGTCATGCTATTGAAGTTAGAATTACAGCAGAAGATCCTAACTCATTTTTACCAAGTCCTGGTGAAGTAACTCAATGGATGGTTCCAGGTGGAAGAAATGTAAGAGTTGATTCACATTTATACGCAGGTTATATTGTGCCTCCATATTATGATTCAATGGTTGGAAAACTTATTGTTTGGGGTAGAAATAGAAATAAAGCTATTAATATTATGAAAAGAGCTTTAAATGAATTTGAAGTAGAAGGAATTAGAACAACTATTCCTTTCCATAAGAAAATGATGGAAAATGAAGACTTTATTTCAAATAATTACGATACTAAATACTTAGAAAACTACAAATCACTTGATGATATTTAA
- the accB gene encoding acetyl-CoA carboxylase biotin carboxyl carrier protein — translation MDFKEIKELIRVFDKSELNKLKVKDGEFEISMQTGFEGGTVVSTTSVPAPATSVAVAPAVAPVEASAPAAILGDTINSPMVGTYYASPSPEAPAFVKIGDTIKKGQTLCILEAMKIMNEVEAEFDCKIIDMLVKDGDPVEYDMPIFTVEKI, via the coding sequence ATGGATTTTAAAGAAATCAAAGAATTAATAAGAGTATTTGACAAAAGTGAATTAAATAAATTAAAAGTTAAAGATGGAGAATTTGAAATTTCTATGCAAACTGGATTTGAAGGTGGAACTGTTGTTTCAACTACATCAGTACCAGCTCCTGCTACATCGGTTGCTGTTGCACCAGCAGTTGCACCTGTTGAAGCCTCGGCACCTGCAGCAATATTAGGAGATACAATTAATTCACCAATGGTTGGAACATATTATGCTTCGCCTTCACCTGAAGCGCCAGCATTTGTAAAGATTGGAGATACAATTAAAAAAGGTCAAACTTTATGTATTTTGGAAGCTATGAAAATTATGAATGAAGTTGAAGCTGAATTTGACTGTAAAATCATTGATATGTTAGTTAAAGACGGTGATCCAGTTGAATATGATATGCCTATATTTACTGTAGAAAAAATATAA
- a CDS encoding deoxycytidylate deaminase encodes MLNDQSFINIAKEIAKASKCVSKQVGAVIVKDGRILSTGYNGTPSGYQNCNDHWNGKYTKDHHDWSKTYEIHAEMNAIIWAARKGISIEGGTIYVTLEPCSECSKNLIASGIQRIVYDIAYEHTNSKIISKFIQDNNVIIEQIDNCK; translated from the coding sequence ATGTTAAATGATCAAAGTTTTATAAATATTGCAAAAGAGATAGCAAAAGCGTCAAAATGTGTTTCAAAACAAGTTGGTGCAGTTATAGTAAAAGATGGAAGAATTTTATCAACTGGATACAACGGAACTCCAAGTGGTTATCAAAATTGTAATGACCATTGGAATGGTAAATATACAAAAGATCATCATGATTGGTCAAAAACATATGAAATACATGCTGAAATGAATGCAATTATTTGGGCAGCAAGAAAAGGTATAAGTATAGAAGGTGGAACAATTTACGTAACGCTAGAACCTTGTAGTGAATGTTCAAAGAATTTAATTGCAAGTGGAATACAAAGAATAGTTTATGACATAGCATATGAACATACTAATTCTAAAATAATTTCTAAGTTTATTCAAGATAATAATGTAATTATAGAACAAATTGATAATTGTAAATAA
- a CDS encoding class I SAM-dependent methyltransferase produces the protein MSKIGYKNNKEFYKKVIKRYGISPRGVHWNSKESQYIRFEILSKFIKYDIKESVIVDAGCGFGEYYNYLFDNNLKPKIYIGLDCEEEMINSASKRFLNTNFFIKNILEDELINADYYICSGAMNILNEKEVLLFIQRCYNTSNKGFIFNFLKQDSFNKVEINTVLEFCKSLCPKINIKDNYLENDISIFLKK, from the coding sequence ATGTCTAAAATCGGGTATAAAAATAATAAAGAATTTTATAAAAAAGTTATTAAAAGATATGGTATAAGCCCAAGAGGTGTTCACTGGAACTCTAAAGAATCACAATACATAAGATTCGAAATTTTAAGCAAATTTATTAAATATGATATTAAAGAAAGTGTTATAGTTGATGCAGGTTGTGGTTTTGGTGAATATTATAATTACTTATTTGACAACAATCTAAAACCAAAAATATATATTGGACTTGACTGTGAAGAAGAAATGATTAATTCTGCATCAAAAAGATTTTTAAATACAAATTTTTTTATAAAAAATATACTTGAAGATGAACTTATAAATGCTGATTATTATATTTGTAGTGGAGCTATGAATATATTAAATGAGAAAGAAGTTTTATTATTTATACAACGTTGTTATAATACATCTAATAAAGGATTTATTTTCAATTTCTTAAAACAAGACTCTTTTAATAAAGTAGAAATAAATACAGTTCTTGAATTTTGTAAAAGCCTTTGCCCAAAAATAAATATAAAAGATAATTATTTAGAAAATGATATTTCAATTTTTCTAAAAAAATAA
- a CDS encoding (Fe-S)-binding protein has protein sequence MKIGLFIPCFMNELYPDICKSTYKILKQQGLDIDYPLNQTCCGQPMANSGCSKDIEVLAKQFVKIFKDYDYIVAPSGSCVTMVKEHYAPFFDNDKDYNKVKASIYEVCEFLHDVIKLENLSFNSSFPYKVGVHNSCHGHRALKLATASELNIPYDSKLKNLLQKVDGIELINLRREDECCGFGGTFAVQEEDISVAMGKDRIKDHLDSEAVVMTGADMSCLMHMDGIINRNNHPIKVKHIVQILLGEEL, from the coding sequence ATGAAAATAGGTCTATTTATTCCCTGTTTTATGAATGAATTATATCCCGATATCTGTAAATCAACTTATAAAATATTAAAACAACAAGGTTTGGATATTGATTATCCTTTAAATCAAACATGCTGTGGTCAGCCAATGGCAAATTCAGGTTGTTCTAAAGATATTGAAGTTTTAGCCAAACAATTTGTAAAGATATTTAAAGACTATGACTATATAGTAGCACCTAGTGGTTCTTGTGTTACAATGGTAAAAGAGCATTATGCACCATTTTTTGATAATGATAAAGACTATAATAAAGTAAAAGCATCTATTTATGAAGTATGTGAATTTTTACATGATGTAATAAAATTAGAAAATCTAAGTTTTAACTCTTCTTTCCCTTATAAAGTAGGGGTACATAACTCTTGTCATGGACATAGAGCTTTAAAACTTGCAACTGCAAGTGAATTAAATATTCCTTATGACTCAAAATTAAAAAATCTTTTACAAAAAGTAGATGGCATTGAACTTATAAATTTAAGAAGAGAAGATGAATGCTGTGGTTTTGGTGGAACATTTGCAGTACAAGAAGAAGATATATCAGTTGCAATGGGAAAAGATAGAATCAAAGATCACTTGGACTCAGAAGCAGTTGTAATGACAGGTGCTGATATGTCTTGTTTAATGCATATGGATGGAATTATAAATAGAAATAATCATCCAATAAAAGTAAAACATATTGTTCAAATCCTATTAGGAGAAGAATTATGA
- a CDS encoding LutB/LldF family L-lactate oxidation iron-sulfur protein codes for MSTKHPQNAKEFVANDERMHWHDQALWFVREKRDVASKTIPEWEELREFAKRIKSHTMANLDIYLEEFEKNANKKGITVHYASDAKEHNEIAYKILKEKNVKKLVKSKSMLTEECHLNPFLESKGIEVIDTDLGERIVQLRNEPPSHIVLPAIHLKKMDVSDTFHKYLGTQKGNDDPTYLTRAARASLREDFLTAQAGMTGVNFAIAQTGGVVVCTNEGNADMGASVPKLHIASMGIEKIIPRLEDLSVFTRLLARSATGQPITSYTSHFHGSVEDGEMHIIIVDNKRSEFLSSEKYKKALNCIRCGACMNTCPVYRRSGGHSYEYVIPGPIGSILGSVKEPEKHNTLPFACTLCGSCTNVCPVKIDLDSQLYERRQDLSELNLIDSKKKMAMKVTAWLMSKPKLFDFAGKMARKIVPKLPDSIVYSKANTWGKQRDMPKMAEKSFKEMFEQGDLDD; via the coding sequence ATGAGTACTAAACATCCACAAAATGCAAAAGAATTTGTAGCAAACGATGAGAGAATGCATTGGCATGACCAAGCATTATGGTTTGTAAGAGAAAAAAGAGATGTAGCTTCTAAGACTATTCCTGAATGGGAAGAGTTACGAGAATTTGCAAAAAGAATCAAATCTCATACAATGGCAAACTTAGATATATATCTTGAAGAGTTTGAAAAAAATGCTAATAAAAAGGGAATTACAGTTCATTATGCAAGCGATGCAAAAGAACATAATGAAATTGCCTATAAAATCTTAAAAGAAAAAAATGTAAAAAAACTGGTTAAATCAAAATCTATGTTAACAGAAGAGTGTCACTTAAATCCATTTTTAGAAAGCAAAGGAATAGAAGTAATTGATACAGATTTAGGTGAAAGAATTGTTCAACTTAGAAATGAACCACCATCACATATTGTATTACCAGCAATTCATCTGAAAAAAATGGATGTATCAGATACATTTCATAAATACTTAGGAACCCAAAAAGGAAATGATGATCCTACTTATTTAACAAGAGCAGCACGTGCAAGTTTAAGAGAAGATTTTCTAACTGCACAAGCAGGAATGACAGGTGTTAACTTTGCAATTGCGCAAACAGGTGGTGTTGTTGTTTGTACAAATGAAGGAAATGCTGATATGGGAGCATCTGTTCCAAAACTTCATATTGCTTCAATGGGAATTGAAAAAATAATTCCAAGACTTGAAGATTTATCTGTATTTACAAGATTATTGGCACGAAGTGCAACTGGACAACCAATTACTTCTTATACTTCACATTTTCACGGGAGCGTTGAAGATGGAGAAATGCATATTATTATTGTTGATAATAAAAGAAGTGAATTCTTATCATCTGAAAAATATAAAAAAGCATTAAACTGTATTAGATGTGGTGCTTGTATGAATACTTGTCCTGTCTATAGAAGATCAGGTGGTCACTCTTATGAATATGTAATTCCTGGACCAATTGGTTCAATTTTAGGTTCAGTAAAAGAACCAGAAAAACATAATACTTTACCATTTGCTTGTACTTTATGTGGTTCTTGTACAAATGTATGTCCAGTAAAAATTGATTTAGATTCGCAACTTTATGAAAGACGTCAAGATTTAAGTGAATTAAATTTGATTGATTCAAAAAAGAAAATGGCAATGAAAGTAACCGCTTGGCTAATGTCGAAACCTAAGTTATTTGATTTTGCTGGAAAAATGGCTAGAAAGATTGTACCAAAGCTTCCAGATTCAATTGTTTATAGTAAAGCAAATACATGGGGAAAACAAAGAGATATGCCAAAAATGGCAGAAAAAAGTTTTAAAGAAATGTTTGAACAAGGAGATTTAGATGACTAG
- a CDS encoding LutC/YkgG family protein, protein MTSKEKILQNIRKNNVVVDVELPSYENFGITFENKFEKFSTMIESVGGKALVIDKKDLDATVRELYKDEKQIASNVEGFTLGNFDANAHDDAHNLKDIDVAVVKGNFAVAENGAIWMKNENNRHRALYFIAQNIVIVIDEKEIVSNMHEAYEKINFDDIGYGVFISGPSKTADIEQSLVIGAHGPKSGYVIFTKS, encoded by the coding sequence ATGACTAGTAAAGAAAAAATATTACAAAATATTAGAAAGAATAATGTAGTTGTTGATGTAGAACTTCCTTCTTATGAAAATTTTGGGATAACTTTTGAAAATAAATTTGAGAAGTTCTCAACAATGATTGAAAGTGTCGGAGGGAAAGCTTTAGTAATTGATAAAAAAGATTTAGATGCAACTGTTAGAGAATTATATAAAGATGAAAAACAAATTGCTTCAAATGTTGAAGGTTTTACTTTAGGAAATTTTGATGCAAATGCCCATGATGATGCACATAATTTAAAAGACATAGATGTAGCAGTTGTAAAAGGTAATTTTGCAGTTGCTGAAAATGGTGCTATTTGGATGAAAAATGAAAATAATAGACATCGAGCTTTATATTTTATTGCACAAAATATTGTAATTGTAATTGATGAAAAAGAAATTGTTTCAAATATGCATGAAGCATATGAAAAAATAAATTTTGACGATATTGGATATGGAGTATTTATTTCAGGACCTTCAAAAACAGCTGATATTGAACAATCATTAGTAATTGGAGCACATGGACCAAAATCTGGTTATGTGATTTTTACAAAATCTTGA